The sequence CCACCCGGGCAAAGGCGTCGCGGTTGGCGCGCAGGAGCGGGTGCTCGCGCGCGGCCCCGGGCAGGGGAATGCCCAGCGCCCCGCACAGCCCGGCCATGCGCCGCGCCCAGCCGCTCCCGGCTCCGCCGCTTCCGTGGTCAGGTGCCATCGCCGTCATGACGTCCTCCTCATCCGCCCTCTGTCCGCCCGCATCAGCCGGGCAGATGGAACTCCTCGCGCACCAGCGACTGCATGGCGCCCACGAGGCCGAAGGCCTCCTTGAGCGTGCGGCGCTCGAGCTCGCTGAGCGAGGCGGGGTCCACGTGGTTGTCCGGCTGCCTGCCCTGCTCCATGAGCCGCAGCTGGTGCACCAGCCGCACCTGGGAGAGGAACTCGAAGGCCTGGGAGAGGTCGGCGTGCAGGCCGGTGGAAACGAGCCCCGCGTCGCGCGCCAGCGCCAGGCGCGAGAGGGTGTTGCTCTCCACGGCCCCGAGCTTCAGGGCCATGAGCCGCGCGAAGTCCACGAAGGGCAGGATGCCGCGCTCCTTGATGTCCAGGGTGTTCTTGTGCTCGCCGTTCTTCTCCACCAGGAAGCCGCGGAAGAAGGAGAGCGGCGGCCGGGCGCGCAGGCAGTCGCGCGCCATGAAGCCCAGGAAGACCTCGTTGGCCGCCGCGGCGCGGCAGGCCGCCTCCTTCACGGACTCGCCCAGCTCGAGGAAGCCGAAGCCCGCGCGCATGTCGAAGAAGATGGTCGCCTCCATGACCTGCTCGGGCTCGGGCGCCGCGATGATGCGCCTGAAGAAGGCGTCCCAGTCCGTCGCGCTCCTGTTGCAGCGCGGCTCCGAGGCCATGATCCCGAAGGGGCACGGCGGGAAGCCGCAGCGCTTGAGGTGCGTTATGGCCGCGCGCCCGAAGTTCAGGAAGTAGTCGCGCGCCAGGGCCGCCGCCTCCGCCCCTCCCGCTGCCCCCTCGGGCGGCTTGTAGACCAGGGCGTTGTCCTGGTCCGTGCGGAAGGTCTGCTCGCGGCGGCCCTCGCTGCCGAGCAGGAGCCAGGAGAAAGGCGCGGGCGGCGGCCCCAGCTCCTCCTGCAGCAGGCTCAGGATGCGGTCGAGCAGGGCCTCGTTCAGGAGCGCGATCATGCGCCCCACGCTGCCCGCCCTGGCCCCCTCCTCCACGAGCGGCCGGATGACCAGGGGCACCTTGGCCGCGAGCTGGTAGAGGCCGTCGAAGCCGCGCTCGCGCTCTATCTCGCTGAACAGCCCGAAGGGCGAGCGGCCCTGCAGGACCATCAGGTCGTGCGAGGTGATGACGCCCGTCACGCGGCCGCCCTGCTCCACGGCCAGATGGTGGATCTGGTGCTTCATCATGGAGAGCAGGGCCTCGAAGCAGTCCTGCTCCGCGGGCACGGTGCGCACGGGCGCGGACATGACCTCGGACACGGGCCAGTTGTAGTTGAGCCCCTGGGCCACGACCTTGTAGCGCAGGTCCTTGTCCGTGACGATGCCCGCCACCCCGCCCTGCGCGTCCACGGCCAGGATGGAGCCCACGCCCTCCTCGGCCATGACCTCGGCCGCGCGGCGGATGTCCGCCGAGGCGGGCAGGGTGACCGGCGCGCGGCGCACGGCGTCGCCCACGCGCACGGCGAAGAGCGGCAGGCTCGACTCCGCGCGCGGCGGCAGGCGGCGGCGCCTGAGCTCCGCAAAGGCCTTGGCCACGTAGGACTCGGAGAAGTTCTTGAGGAAGTACCTGGCCATGGCGGGCTGCGTGGCCAGGAGGTCGCGGAAGACCTGGGCGGGCAGGCGGAAGACGAAGGTGTCCTCCACCGCGGCGGCCGAGAGATGGGCCGGGCCGCCGCGCACGGCCGAGAGCACGCCCACCACGCCGCCCTCCCCCCTGAAGTCCGCCAGGGTCTCCACGCCCGCGTCGTCGGCGAGGAAGATCTTCACCGCCCCGCTCTGGATGACGTAGACGTCGTCCGGCGCCTTCTGGCCCCGGCTGAGCAGCACGGAGCCGGAGGGAAAGAAGTCCACCGCGCACTGCGCGGCCGTGCGGGCGAGCACGTCCGCGGGAAGCTCGGAAAAGGGCAGGGTCCTGCCCAGGAATTCGGCCGCCACGTTGCTGTCGTCGCTCACGCTGCACGCTCCTTGCGGACCGGGTTCCCGCGCCCGCCGTCCCCCTTCCGGAAGACGGCGGAGCGGGCACCCTCCCGTGCTAGTGGTCCACCGCCGTGCCCGCGCCCCTCGGGATGCGCACGGACTCGACGAGCTCCTGGATCTCCTGCGGCGGGGGCGGCGTCACGGCCGAGACG is a genomic window of Desulfovibrio sp. X2 containing:
- a CDS encoding putative nucleotidyltransferase substrate binding domain-containing protein; protein product: MSDDSNVAAEFLGRTLPFSELPADVLARTAAQCAVDFFPSGSVLLSRGQKAPDDVYVIQSGAVKIFLADDAGVETLADFRGEGGVVGVLSAVRGGPAHLSAAAVEDTFVFRLPAQVFRDLLATQPAMARYFLKNFSESYVAKAFAELRRRRLPPRAESSLPLFAVRVGDAVRRAPVTLPASADIRRAAEVMAEEGVGSILAVDAQGGVAGIVTDKDLRYKVVAQGLNYNWPVSEVMSAPVRTVPAEQDCFEALLSMMKHQIHHLAVEQGGRVTGVITSHDLMVLQGRSPFGLFSEIERERGFDGLYQLAAKVPLVIRPLVEEGARAGSVGRMIALLNEALLDRILSLLQEELGPPPAPFSWLLLGSEGRREQTFRTDQDNALVYKPPEGAAGGAEAAALARDYFLNFGRAAITHLKRCGFPPCPFGIMASEPRCNRSATDWDAFFRRIIAAPEPEQVMEATIFFDMRAGFGFLELGESVKEAACRAAAANEVFLGFMARDCLRARPPLSFFRGFLVEKNGEHKNTLDIKERGILPFVDFARLMALKLGAVESNTLSRLALARDAGLVSTGLHADLSQAFEFLSQVRLVHQLRLMEQGRQPDNHVDPASLSELERRTLKEAFGLVGAMQSLVREEFHLPG